A genomic window from Daphnia magna isolate NIES linkage group LG9, ASM2063170v1.1, whole genome shotgun sequence includes:
- the LOC123466553 gene encoding uncharacterized protein LOC123466553 — MASNCASYTPCNIDVSELTATELESFLLSISFDPSIAAKLKGTVEIFRDFLLAFPKAGHFEETFVWGYGPLINKCAGRSNTPIPDTDDECLQLLVLLLRLIPSLKKIRVVSQKSIIERVVYFIKANDDILSIIEEKPHLKESPFLCCVGSVKNPVCFNIVCEGEVISSGTSSITAFKNLYASFHMFRIKYPQLLSTFYYFFDSYVFNVHSGKVRPSVADFFTQLNS, encoded by the exons ATGGCGTCTAACTGTGCCAGTTATACGCCATGCAACATTGATGTTTCCGAACTAACAGCGACAGAATTGGAATCGTTTCTGCTCTCCATCAGCTTTGATCCAAGCATTGCTGCAAAACTGAAAGGTACGGTAGAG ATTTTTCGCGATTTTCTCCTGGCCTTTCCGAAAGCGGGACACTTTGAAGAAACTTTTGTTTGGGGGTACGGACCATTGATAAATAAGTGTGCAGGAAGATCAAACACTCCAATTCCAGACACAGATGACG AATGCCTACaacttttagttttgttaCTGCGGCTGATTCcgtctctgaaaaaaatacgtGTTGTTAGCCAGAAATCAATTATTGAACGAGTTGTTTACTTCATAAAG GCCAACGACGACATTTTGTCAATCATTGAAGAGAAGCCGCACCTCAAGGAGTCACCCTTTTTGTGCTGCGTAGGATCGGTTAAGAATCCGGTTTGTTTCAACATTGTTTGTGAAGGAGAAGTCATCTCAAGCGGAACAAGTTCCATCACAGCTTTCAAAAACCTTTATGCGTCGTTCCACATGTTTCGCATTAAATACCCTCAACTTCTCAgcacattttattatttttttgacagCTACGTATTTAATGTCCACTCTGGTAAAGTGCGCCCCTCTGTTGCTGATTTTTTCACGCAGCTAAATTCATAG
- the LOC116933211 gene encoding uncharacterized protein LOC116933211, producing MEELYAALVYRDQLDFEIVPANQVPQSLLESPGRCGYIPSMPGVRYRFLGVGTNQNELRMMALNVLVDEVEYMFGFNPQPHRTRNREHTAFATEAPITNVKSPMVQGRALITGHLDNELWSTCG from the exons ATGGAAGAGCTGTATGCAGCTTTGGTTTACAGAGACCAACTAGATTTTGAAATTGTTCCTGCCAACCAGGTTCCCCAATCACTGCTGGAATCCCCTGGTAGATGTGGATATATCCCAAGTATGCCTGGTGTGCGTTATCGTTTTTTGGGCGTAGGAA ccAACCAGAATGAGTTAAGGATGATGGCCCTCAACGTGCTTGTTGATGAGGTTGAGTACATGTTTGGTTTTAATCCTCAACCACACAGAACACGTAACAGAG AACATACCGCTTTTGCAACAGAGGCTCCCATCACAAATGTAAAAAGCCCAATGGTGCAAGGCAGAGCGTTAATAACAGGACATCTTGATAATGAACTGTGGTCCACTTGTGGTTGA